The following DNA comes from Buttiauxella agrestis.
TAGCTTTTCACGCCCATTTTTTCCAGGCGCTGCTCACCACCAATATCAAACAGATTGATGATAAACGCCGCGTCAGTCACTTCCCCACCCAAACGGCGGATAAGTTTGACGGTGGCTTCAATGGTGCCGCCGGTTGCCAGTAAGTCATCTACCACCAGAACTTTGTCGCCAGGCTGGATTGCATCAACGTGGATTTCCAGCTGATCGGTGCCGTATTCCAGCTCGTAGTTTTCAGCGATAGTTTCGCGTGGCAGTTTACCGGGCTTACGAACCGGCACGAAGCCGACACCTAATTCCAGCGCAACCGGTGCACCAAACAAGAAGCCACGCGCTTCAGTACCCACCACTTTGGTGATACCGGCGTCTTTAAAGCGTGAAACTAATAATTCAATGCTGGTGGCGTAGGCTTTCGGATCTTCAAGCAAGCTGGTAACGTCACGGAATAAGATCCCAGGTTTTGGATAGTCTGGAATGCTTTTGATGCTGTTTTTCAGATATTCAAGCTGCTGCGCAGTCGCGGTCATAATTAATGCCTGCTAAAAACATGATTCTAACAAAGCACGAGACTGCTTATTAATCAGTCATACCGTGCTCGAAAACGGTCGAATTTACTGGCTGGCATCAACAATTGCAACCACCGCAAATGCGGTTTACGGCTTTTGTTGCTTTTCGTCAATTACCGGCATGCGCCACATAAAGAACAGCAGCGCACACATCATCAACAATAATAGTAGCCTGACCCAAAGAATGTTGACCAGGTAAAGGGATACCGCAAAAGTTAACACGATAAAAATCAATGCCCTGGGTTTTGCTCCCGGCGGCAGTGCACGATGATTTTGCCAATGGCGGATATAACTACCAAACCATGAGCGATATAATAACCAGTGGTGGAAACGCGGCGATGAACGAGCGAAGCACCAGGCCGCCAGCAGGAGAAATGGGGTGGTGGGAAGTAAAGGCAGGACAACACCCAACGTCGCAAGGACTACCGCCAGCCAACCAATGATGATTAATATTGTCCGTTTCATTCAGTATTCCATCGATAACCTGGCGCTTAAACACGTACACCACTGGAGAGTCATTTTGTGAAAACCGCTTCGCTGTTACAAGCTTTGAATACTCGCGTCGCGGAACTCGCGCAAGCCATAGCGCCCGTCTCATTACAACGCGCCTCACAAGCCCGTTTCGATAGTAAGCTGTTTTCGACCCACAGCACGCAACTTAAAGATTATCTCAGCGAAGTTCAGGCAAATCTTGAACAGTTACAGCTTAGCGTGAAAGTGGGCCGAACGGAGCAAGTTGCCTATCTTGCTGAAAAACTGGTGGCGCAAATCGCTGCGTTACAGCGTGAACTGGCGACCGTCAAAATGCGAAAAAACGATCCACAACCCGTGGTTGCCGAGAATTTATATGAAAAGCTCTCGACGCATCAGGATTACGAACGTCGTATCCAGATTATGATTAGCGATCGCGAAAGCCAGCTTTCGTTGCAGGCAACGCTTGCCGGGCAGCAAAAACTCCAGAAGGAATTGGCCGCGCTCGAGGGGCGTTTGCAGCGCTGCCGTCAGGCACTGACTCGTATAGAACGTGCCATCGAAAGACGAGAGCGTGGGCTAAGCTAATACCCAAAATACACATTAACGAGATTAACGATATGTCGCTGGATAACGCACCAGAAGAAGTCAAACTGGCGGTCGATTTGATTATGCTGCTCGAAGAACATGAAATCCCGACGGAAACCGCGCTCGCAGCACTTGAGATTGTCCGTCAGGATTTTTTGCGTAAGCGGGAAGAACAAAAAGAAAACGGTGGATGACGCTGACGCTTATCCCCCCTACAAACGCTTTACTGTTGGCCGGATAAGCGCAGCGTCATCCGGCACAGCATCTCATTTCCCATTATTATCGCGCTTCACCTCGGTCAGTTCATCGCCTTTATCATTACGCAGATGCACTTCCAACTGGTTGAAGGCGATGTTAATTCCGTTCTCACGGCACAGACGATCAATGCTCCGGTTCAGCTCATCGACGGTGTAACTGCGGTCGCGCAGTTCACGCACATACAGACGTAACTCATGATCGAGCGTGCTGGCACCAAAGGTGGTGAAGAACACGGTTGGCTCCGGATCGTGCATGACCTTTGGATGATCATGAGCCGCTTTGAGTAAGATCTCGCGCACTTTATCCAGATCGGATCCGTACGCAACGCCCAGGCGAATCACCACTCGCGTGATGGTATCGGTCAGTGACCAGTTGATCAGGCGCTCGGTGACAAAGGCTTTGTTCGGGATGATCACTTCTTTACGGTCGAAATCGGTAATCGTTGTGGCACGAATACGGATTTTGCTGACGCTACCGGAGAAGGTGCCGATGGTGACGGTATCGCCGATACGCACCGGGCGCTCGAAGAGAATAATCAGACCGGAAACGAAGTTACCGAATATCTCCTGCAAGCCAAAACCGAGGCCGACCGATAATGCCGCCGCCAGCCATTGCAATTTATCCCACGACACACCGAGTGAACCAAAGATGGTCATCGCCCCGACGGCAATAATCACATAGTTCAGAATCGTGGTAATGGCGTACGACGCGCCCTGGCGCATTTGCAGACGCGAGAGCACCAGCACTTCCAACAGGCCAGGTAAGTTGCGAATCAGCACCCACGCAATGGCAAAGGCAATCACCGCAAATAATAGACTGCCCATGGTGACATGCTTGACGATGGCGGCACCGGCTTCAGTGCCGTTGTAGCTCCAGAGCTGGATGCTATCGAGATAACCGAATACCCCGAACAAATCTGACCAAATGGTGTAGAACACGATGGCAAACAGTGCGAACAGCGCAATGATGGCCAGACGCATGGTTTGCTGGTTGATTTGGTCGAGTGCCAACGGTGGCTCTTCTACCGGCTCACCGCCTTCTGCGCCCTCTTTCACCAGGTTTTCACGGCGTAATACCGCGCGGCGATAGGCCATACGGCGTGCCGCAACGCTTAACCCGCGCAGTACGGTCTGGTACACCAGGTTCCAGATAAGGATCAGGTAGATGGTTTCAATCCAGCGCCCCGCCAGGCGCAAGGTGGTGTAGAAATACCCCATCGCCGTCAGCACCATTAACACTACGGGTACCACGCCCATCATCGTGACGGTAAATAATTGAATGGTGTGGTTGTTTTTGTTGCGCCAGTTTTCGCGGCACATTGGGAACACCAGGGCGGCAATGAGCAGCAGGTTGAAGAAGATAATTAACTGCCCAAGCGCATCTTCCACCAGGTGCAGCGGAGAACGCTCACCCAATACCGACCAGAATAATAACGGCAGTAACGCACAACCAATCCGCACTAGCTGGCGACGATAGTGGCTGCACAATTGCGGTGCCATATTAAAGTGGCTGACGGCCACACCGTTGGTGGAAAGCACTTGATACGTTAAGCCGAACACTAACCAGGACAGAGAAAGCTGTTTGCAGAACGCCAGCATAGATTCGCTGATGTTCATCTCCATGCCAGCAAATACCAGCCCGATGGAGTAAATAACCAGCGCACCGGGCAGGACTTTCACCAGGGTGAGTGCAATAGCTTTTGGCGTCAGCATCTGGCTGTCGTTGCGCAGTTGCCCTACCCGACTCGCCTGTTTTTCCAGGTAGCGATCGATCGCTTTAAATTTCCAGCGAATGAGACCTGCCAGCAATAATGCCGGAATCATCAGCAACAAGATGGCGATGATTTTTAACGAGCTTTCTGGCCCTTTTAAGTTAATCCGGGCGCTTTTAAACTGATCGCGCAACGAAGATGGCAATGATTTCAGCCAGTCCCAATCCATTGGCTTATTACTGGTCACCCAGAAAATCTGCTCGGTCAGAATTTGATCGAGGGATTTCGTGACGTTTTGCAGTTGCTGCTTATTGTTTTGCAGATTGATTGCCAGCATGAGTTGCATGCCGAGCTGTTTGTTCAGCTGGTCGAGCAATTCACGACGCGTATCCAGAATTTGTAATAACGCCTCATGAACGTCAGGCGTCACTTCATCGGCGTGTCCGTCTTCAATTTTCTGCACCAGTTCATCTGGTTGGAAAAGGGCATCACGCTGCTGGTTGACATCAAACTGTTCGAGACGAATATCCGCAATACGGTTGGTCAGGTCTTCGGTGTCTTCCGCTGACGGCAAGTTTTGCTGCTGTTGTTGGTAAAGGATACGTGACAACAGCAGGCTGCCTTTCAGGACGGCAATTTGCTCTTTGAGATTACGTTCAGATTGCAGCGCCCGGTCGAGGGTATTTTTGATGCGGATGCTCGGCGGCACCATTTCATTGGCATGCTGAGTGGCATCAATTAAACGCTGGCTTAACTGGTGGTTGAGATCCAGCTCTTGTTTCACCAACGGGTTTTGCTGAATTTTGACCGTATCTTCAGAGTCTATCGCTTCTTGCGCTGTCTGCTGTGTCAGCGTTAAACGCTTGCTGCTGACCGCTTTTTGCAGCAGTTGCAGCGTGTGCTCCAGCTGATTGATATGGGCGTTGGTGTAGTCACGTTGTTTTTGCAGCGCATCCTGCAAGATGGTGTTGCCTTTCAGGCTGTCGCGCTGTTGATCGAGTTGCGCATTAAGCAACGCCTGTTGAGTCAGTAACAAGGTTTGCTGGCTTGGGCGTAGCTCTACCGCACCTGGCGTGACGCCGTTCAGACGGTTACGGATGGTTTCAAGTTGGGCCGACACCGTCATCATCGCATTTTGCACACGCTCGGGTTGCGTTTGCAGGGAAATTAGCTGGCTGTTCCAGGTGGCTAAATCGCTTTGTGAATTCTGTAAATCCGTCATCAAATCATTCAGACGCGATTCAAGCTGACGCAAATTCAACGATTCAATTTCGGCCTCTTCCGCAGCCTGATTTTCACGCTGGTTTTTGAGTTCGTTTAACGCCTCAGTGGCTTTGCGCAGCGCTTTTGGCGCTTCGGTTACCTGCTGATGAAGTTTTGCTGTTTCATCCTTGACGCGATCAATTTTGTCCAACGCTTCAAGCGTTTCATTGAGATCTTGCTGGGTGAGTTTGTCATTTGGCGACAGCGTTTTTTGCTTATTCAGCGCGTTGAGCTGGTTTTGAATTTCTTCGCGGCTAGGGAGATCGCTGGAATTACTTTTCGCCCAGACTGGCTGCGCCAACATACAAAACAGGCTAACCAAAGCGATGAGTAAAAACCGCGCGGAAACACGACGTGAATACAGTGAACTCATGAGTTGCGGCATAGTTTGACAGTGTTTAAAAACAGGCCGAAAAGGTTGGCGAGTTAGAGACGAAATACGAGCCGCAAGATTAGCACGTCTTTTCGCAAAAACCTTGGGCAACTATGTTCAGAATTACCCTATTAATCCTATTTTTAGTGTGGACTTGATCGCAGGGTTGGGCAGTTTTGGAACATTTCCAATAATATAGCCACGTAGTCTTCCGCCTGACCGTGAAGATCAAAGCTGTCGGGCGCAACTAACCAGTTTTCAATCAGCCCGGTGATGTAACTACGAAGAAGAATAACAGCGTGGGAGAGGAGCAGGTTTTTTGGTAACATTTCTGCATCAATGCAACGCTGTAAACTGCTCTCGATTCTTTCATTACCTTCCATATAAAGTTCGCGCCTGGCCTGTTGTAAAACAGCCAGTTCCCCGACAAATTCACATTTATGGAAGATGATTTCAGTCATCAAGCGACGGCGTTCATCGGTGACAGTTGCTTGTAATATGTAAATAAGTAACTCTCTGACAACAGAAAGTGGATCGTCAGGAAATTTTGCCTGATACTCAGTTTCTAAGTCACCAATACTGGATTCCGTTAGCTCCCAGATTTCATTAAACAAATCCGACTTATTTTTGAAATGCCAGTAGATTGCACCACGGGTGACACCAGCTGCCTTTGCGATATCCGCCAGCGAAGTTGCGGAAACACCGTGTTGGGAAAACAAGCGGATTGCAACATCCAGAAGATGTTGGCGGGTCTCTAGTGCTTGTTGTTTGGTTTTTCGTGCCATAAGTGGGTGAAATTAAGGTAGTTAGATTTACATACATTTGTGAATGTATGTACCATAGCACGACGATAATATAAACGCAGCAATGGGTTTGTGGACACTTGATCCATTGAACAACTTTGAAATCGGACACTCGAGGTTTACATATGAACAAAAACAGAGGGTTTACGCCTCTGGCGGCCGTTCTGATGCTCTCAGGCAGCTTAGTGCTTACAGGATGTAATGACAAAGAGACACAACAGAGTGCCCCGCATACCCCAGAAGTGGGTGTGGTGACTTTGAAAAGTGCTCCTTTGCAGATAACAACAGAGCTACCGGGCCGTACCAGCGCTTACCGTATTGCAGAAGTCCGTCCACAGGTCAGTGGCATCATCCTGAAACGTAACTTCGAAGAAGGAAGTGAAATCAAGGCTGGCGTTTCGCTGTATCAGATTGACCCTGCAACATATCAGGCTGCGTATGACAGTGCCAAAGGCGACCTCGCGAAAGCACAGGCAAGTGCAAACATTGCTCAGCTGACGCTTAAACGTTATCAGAAACTTTTGGGTACTAAATACATCAGTCAACAAGATTACGACACCGCGCTTGCCGATTCTCAACAGGCAAATGC
Coding sequences within:
- a CDS encoding DUF454 family protein, with translation MKRTILIIIGWLAVVLATLGVVLPLLPTTPFLLLAAWCFARSSPRFHHWLLYRSWFGSYIRHWQNHRALPPGAKPRALIFIVLTFAVSLYLVNILWVRLLLLLMMCALLFFMWRMPVIDEKQQKP
- the mscK gene encoding mechanosensitive channel MscK, which translates into the protein MSSLYSRRVSARFLLIALVSLFCMLAQPVWAKSNSSDLPSREEIQNQLNALNKQKTLSPNDKLTQQDLNETLEALDKIDRVKDETAKLHQQVTEAPKALRKATEALNELKNQRENQAAEEAEIESLNLRQLESRLNDLMTDLQNSQSDLATWNSQLISLQTQPERVQNAMMTVSAQLETIRNRLNGVTPGAVELRPSQQTLLLTQQALLNAQLDQQRDSLKGNTILQDALQKQRDYTNAHINQLEHTLQLLQKAVSSKRLTLTQQTAQEAIDSEDTVKIQQNPLVKQELDLNHQLSQRLIDATQHANEMVPPSIRIKNTLDRALQSERNLKEQIAVLKGSLLLSRILYQQQQQNLPSAEDTEDLTNRIADIRLEQFDVNQQRDALFQPDELVQKIEDGHADEVTPDVHEALLQILDTRRELLDQLNKQLGMQLMLAINLQNNKQQLQNVTKSLDQILTEQIFWVTSNKPMDWDWLKSLPSSLRDQFKSARINLKGPESSLKIIAILLLMIPALLLAGLIRWKFKAIDRYLEKQASRVGQLRNDSQMLTPKAIALTLVKVLPGALVIYSIGLVFAGMEMNISESMLAFCKQLSLSWLVFGLTYQVLSTNGVAVSHFNMAPQLCSHYRRQLVRIGCALLPLLFWSVLGERSPLHLVEDALGQLIIFFNLLLIAALVFPMCRENWRNKNNHTIQLFTVTMMGVVPVVLMVLTAMGYFYTTLRLAGRWIETIYLILIWNLVYQTVLRGLSVAARRMAYRRAVLRRENLVKEGAEGGEPVEEPPLALDQINQQTMRLAIIALFALFAIVFYTIWSDLFGVFGYLDSIQLWSYNGTEAGAAIVKHVTMGSLLFAVIAFAIAWVLIRNLPGLLEVLVLSRLQMRQGASYAITTILNYVIIAVGAMTIFGSLGVSWDKLQWLAAALSVGLGFGLQEIFGNFVSGLIILFERPVRIGDTVTIGTFSGSVSKIRIRATTITDFDRKEVIIPNKAFVTERLINWSLTDTITRVVIRLGVAYGSDLDKVREILLKAAHDHPKVMHDPEPTVFFTTFGASTLDHELRLYVRELRDRSYTVDELNRSIDRLCRENGINIAFNQLEVHLRNDKGDELTEVKRDNNGK
- the priC gene encoding primosomal replication protein PriC — protein: MKTASLLQALNTRVAELAQAIAPVSLQRASQARFDSKLFSTHSTQLKDYLSEVQANLEQLQLSVKVGRTEQVAYLAEKLVAQIAALQRELATVKMRKNDPQPVVAENLYEKLSTHQDYERRIQIMISDRESQLSLQATLAGQQKLQKELAALEGRLQRCRQALTRIERAIERRERGLS
- the apt gene encoding adenine phosphoribosyltransferase, with product MTATAQQLEYLKNSIKSIPDYPKPGILFRDVTSLLEDPKAYATSIELLVSRFKDAGITKVVGTEARGFLFGAPVALELGVGFVPVRKPGKLPRETIAENYELEYGTDQLEIHVDAIQPGDKVLVVDDLLATGGTIEATVKLIRRLGGEVTDAAFIINLFDIGGEQRLEKMGVKSYSLVLFPGH
- the acrR gene encoding multidrug efflux transporter transcriptional repressor AcrR is translated as MARKTKQQALETRQHLLDVAIRLFSQHGVSATSLADIAKAAGVTRGAIYWHFKNKSDLFNEIWELTESSIGDLETEYQAKFPDDPLSVVRELLIYILQATVTDERRRLMTEIIFHKCEFVGELAVLQQARRELYMEGNERIESSLQRCIDAEMLPKNLLLSHAVILLRSYITGLIENWLVAPDSFDLHGQAEDYVAILLEMFQNCPTLRSSPH
- the rsmS gene encoding pleiotropic regulatory protein RsmS; protein product: MSLDNAPEEVKLAVDLIMLLEEHEIPTETALAALEIVRQDFLRKREEQKENGG